From Watersipora subatra chromosome 8, tzWatSuba1.1, whole genome shotgun sequence, a single genomic window includes:
- the LOC137402284 gene encoding uncharacterized protein, whose protein sequence is MAEAVADVECEFCCRKSDTIINPKVLPCSHIHCMTCLTTYYESKHLLLCGNSGCGQAFEMPPDSLPSYDLGTDKTLCDVCLKKCSARQKAIIYCTYCCKKFCPAHLGGHDEMLEEHHKITILEYLTQQQKAKVSSCPNHKDQQYILGCGVCYVLSCLKCVSELPTCDTSSTHSLLPLEDLASALLSGTISAESSARDEQFEVLFKRISKMVSEYDSQTEYMLTMIHKKRDEQINSLKGQYDEIEKKVLENRQKSKVQITDFLEDVVLDKWRSLRNHRDMLETKIKHSPPDDIVRGFKELKEQMDKFIVEELPKLELGGQLELRQTGLDNGTVSRIDSNYKLHDSFISTSGIVESISLHENRLYILCRSKPRTVSVYDLSGRVITTWQHPYHGSWYSMLTVAAGNVVIADPPNKRLTIYSLTGKTLRNVSCPLLSDNQVSICAGLGEDVIIADHKTKKVFRFNITTGNVMWTFTHPYPPQGLVCYGDYILVAALNSSSIYTLSYATGEKVSEMRDDAIVGLLNPIYSLSVTGNTLVVPQRRTKKLLFYKWSMSWNMELNIINSLGLKFDEDMGEAIALVAGKNLAIFKEMDRHKQGHSS, encoded by the exons ATGGCTGAGGCTGTAGCGGATgttgagtgtgaattttgttgccgtaAAAGTGACACCATTATCAACCCCAAAGTGCTGCCATGCAGTCATATCCACTGTATGACCTGTTTGACCACTTACTATGAGAGCAAACACCTGCTGCTGTGTGGAAACAGTGGATGTGG CCAAGCGTTTGAGATGCCACCAGACAGTCTCCCATCCTATGACTTGGGTACAGACAAGACACTCTGTGATGTTTGTCTAAAGAAGTGCTCAGCAAGGCAGAAAGCTATCATTTATTGTACTTACTGCTGTAAGAAGTTCTGCCCTGCTCATTTGGGG GGTCATGATGAAATGCTGGAGGAGCATCATAAGATAACAATACTTGAGTACCTGACTcaacaacaaaaagctaaagtcaGCAGCTGCCCAAATCATAAAGACCAACAATATATTCTTGGGTGTGGAGTCTGCTATGTGCTCAGCTGCCTTAAGTGCGTTTCTGAATTACCAACCTGTGACACTA GTTCTACACACTCTTTGCTTCCATTAGAGGACCTGGCATCAGCCCTTCTATCAGGTACGATATCTGCTGAAAGTTCAGCTAGGGATGAGCAGTTTGAAGTGTTGTTCAAGCGAATATCTAAGATGGTCTCTGAATATGACAGTCAGACTGAGTACATGCTAACAATGATTCATAAAAAGAGAGATGAGCAG ATAAACTCACTGAAGGGGCAGTATGATGAAATAGAGAAGAAGGTGCTCGAGAACAGGCAGAAGTCTAAAGTACAGATTACTGACTTTCTGGAGGATGTGGTCCTTGATAAATGGAGAAGTCTCAGAAATCACAGAGATATGTTGGAGACTAAAATCAAACATTCTCCCCCA GATGACattgtgagaggattcaagGAGCTGAAGGAACAGATGGACAAATTTATTGTGGAGGAGTTGCCTAAACTGGAATTGGGAGGACAACTCGAACTAAGGCAAACAG GATTGGATAATGGTACAGTCAGTAGAATTGATAGCAACTACAAGCTGCATGACTCATTCATCTCTACTTCTGGTATTGTTGAGTCCATCAGCCTCCATGAAAACAGACTATACATATTGTGTCGTAGTAAACCTCGCACAGTAAGTGTCTATGATCTGTCAGGGCGAGTGATCACAACCTGGCAGCACCCTTATCATGGCAGTTGGTATAGCATGCTGACTGTAGCAGCGGGTAATGTAGTGATTGCTGATCCTCCTAACAAGAGACTAACTATTTATTCTCTCACTGGTAAGACTCTGCGTAACGTCAGCTGCCCCCTTTTGAGTGATAATCAGGTTTCGATATGCGCTGGGCTTGGTGAAGATGTCATCATAGCTGACCATAAGACAAAGAAAGTCTTCAGATTTAACATCACCACTGGTAATGTCATGTGGACTTTCACTCACCCTTATCCTCCACAAGGTCTGGTATGCTATGGAGACTACATACTGGTAGCTGCATTGAACAGCAGTAGCATCTACACACTCAGCTATGCTACAG GTGAGAAAGTATCAGAGATGAGAGATGATGCTATTGTTGGTCTCCTCAACCCTATCTATAGCTTGAGTGTCACTGGTAACACCTTGGTTGTACCTCAGAGGCGGACTAAGAAGTTGCTCTTCTATAAATGGA GCATGAGCTGGAACATGGAACTGAATATCATCAATAGCTTGGGCTTAAAATTTGATGAAGACATGGGCGAGGCCATAGCCTTGGTTGCAGGCAAAAACCTGGCCATTTTCAAAGAGATGGATAGACATAAACAAGGCCATAGTAGTTAA